A genomic segment from Aegilops tauschii subsp. strangulata cultivar AL8/78 chromosome 1, Aet v6.0, whole genome shotgun sequence encodes:
- the LOC123494567 gene encoding uncharacterized protein has translation MAGTNVVDNHPISPGHSIPEQTADPVVPQPTDGDITCVQRPPDLNSDVLDVSPIDGGIHLYTMSTAQDLSQTVSTSEHMTTGSFENVAKQTKKGILSDEKREQINAKRRANYRRKKEEEAKKLEHESQAYLSTSGIIV, from the exons ATGGCTGGGACAAACGTTGTTGATAATCACCCTATTAGTCCAG GCCACTCGATACCTGAACAGACCGCAGACCCGGTTGTTCCCCAACCCACTGATGGTGATATCACATGTGTTCAGCGGCCTCCCGATCTGAACTCAG ATGTtcttgatgtgtctcctattgaTGGAGGAATACACCTGTACACTATGTCAACTGCTCAAGATTTATCCCAAACCGTTTCAACATCCGAGCACATGACTACAGGATCTTTCGAGAATGTCGCCAAACAAACTAAAAAAGGTATCTTATCTGATGAAAAAAGGGAGCAGATAAACGCCAAGAGGCGAGCTAATTATCGGCGGAAGAAAGAGGAGGAAGCAAAGAAACTTGAGCATGAAAGTCAAGCTTACCTTTCAACATCTGGTATAATTGTTTGA
- the LOC141027482 gene encoding uncharacterized protein gives MASSERDESMSAWPGLPPELLATVLRRLPSLADRLRLRAVCRAWRVSATGLPPSHLHLPWLVFGDGTLLDVANNTAHRVRIPDDAVCYSAGENTFFLVHDDGRCSLMDVFSGTPVTPLPELAALLAACNVNARYELLQPITRVVVSPAASAELEYRLVAVMIRTGKFLLSTCRPAGEPNTCVALDHYFDFSIADIRFFQGKIYALSKINETLRALDLNNGYLDELPPSPSCIDVICGVRSEFAMTEEPHLQKDPWPYGHVVAGRYLVECNGKLLMVRRWARKPLISFSYYSMTEFRDKDGYDLERTRRWKKAQGLDGWAMFVSSRCSKAATAASHGAREDCVYFAHQWGRRDPDNPIGGSGVYNMRDGVITRPLLPEPAAVGGSMLWSRRFPAWVFPIEV, from the coding sequence ATGGCGTCTTCAGAACGCGATGAGAGCATGTCAGCATGGCCGGGCCTGCCGCCCGAACTCCTTGCCACCGTCCTCCGGCGTCTCCCGTCCCTCGCAGATCGCCTCCGCCTCCGCGCCGTGTGCCGCGCGTGGCGCGTGAGCGCCACCGGGCTGCCGCCGTCCCACCTTCATCTCCCCTGGCTGGTCTTCGGCGACGGCACCCTCCTCGACGTCGCCAACAACACCGCGCACCGCGTGCGCATCCCCGACGACGCCGTCTGCTACAGCGCCGGCGAGAACACCTTCTTCCTCGTGCACGACGACGGCCGGTGCTCCCTGATGGACGTCTTCTCCGGCACTCCCGTGACTCCTCTCCCCGAGCTAGCTGCTCTCCTGGCTGCTTGCAACGTGAATGCCCGATACGAGCTCCTGCAGCCCATTACCAGGGTCGTGGTGTCCCCGGCGGCCTCGGCGGAGCTGGAATACCGCCTGGTCGCCGTCATGatccgcactggcaaattccttCTCTCCACCTGCCGGCCGGCCGGCGAGCCCAACACGTGCGTAGCGCTGGACCACTACTTCGATTTCTCCATCGCAGACATCAGATTCTTTCAAGGGAAGATCTACGCCCTGTCCAAGATCAACGAGACGCTCCGCGCCCTCGATCTCAACAATGGCTACCTCGACGAGCTACCGCCATCACCATCTTGCATCGACGTCATATGCGGAGTGAGGTCCGAGTTCGCCATGACAGAGGAGCCTCATCTGCAAAAGGATCCATGGCCGTACGGCCACGTCGTTGCGGGGCGGTATCTAGTCGAATGTAATGGCAAGCTGCTCATGGTCAGGCGGTGGGCCCGCAAACCTTTGATTAGCTTTAGTTACTATTCAATGACCGAATTTCGAGACAAGGATGGGTACGATCTTGAACGGACTCGCCGGTGGAAGAAGGCCCAAGGCTTGGATGGTTGGGCGATGTTCGTGTCGTCGCGATGCTCCAAGGCCGCAACTGCAGCAAGCCATGGAGCTCGAGAGGACTGCGTCTACTTCGCGCACCAGTGGGGTCGGAGAGACCCGGACAATCCCATCGGCGGCTCCGGGGTGTACAACATGAGAGACGGGGTGATCACGCGGCCGCTGCTGCCAGAGCCTGCGGCGGTGGGTGGGTCGATGCTGTGGAGCCGGCGGTTTCCCGCATGGGTATTCCCTATTGAAGTTTAA
- the LOC109747734 gene encoding dihydropyrimidinase-like, translating to MEVMVKEHGINSFKFFMAYKGSLMVTDDLLLEGLQKCKSLGALAMVHAENGDAVAEGQQRMIDLGITGPEGHALSRPPVLEGEATSRAIRLAKFVNTPLYVVHVMSTDAMEEIAKAKREGQRVIGEPVVSGLVLDDSWLWDPDFATASKYVMSPPIREA from the exons ATGGAAGTGATGGTCAAGGAACATG GGATCAattctttcaagttcttcatggCATATAAAGGTTCCTTGATGGTGACGGACGACCTCCTCCTTGAAGGCTTACAGAAATGCAAGTCTCTTGGTGCACTGGCTATGGTTCATGCAGAGAACGGGGATGCTGTTGCTGAGGGACAGCAGCGGATGATTGACCTTGGGATAACTGGTCCAGAAGGGCATGCTCTCTCAAGACCTCCAGTT TTGGAAGGCGAGGCAACTTCACGGGCAATTCGATTAGCAAAATTCGTCAATACACCGTTGTATGTTGTTCATGTGATGAGTACTGATGCAATGGAAGAGATTGCCAAGGCTAAAAGAGAAG GTCAGAGAGTCATCGGGGAACCTGTGGTATCTGGGCTAGTCCTTGATGATTCTTGGCTTTGGGATCCTGACTTTGCAACTGCTTCAAA GTATGTGATGAGTCCTCCAATCCGGGAAGCTTAA